ATTTATGCCTgccaaattataaaatatttataaaacaattATATAGTATTATCATACTAGTTCAGAAAATTTCTAATAAATCATTCAGGTAAGTAGCTTGAGTTCTGAGTTCTTCAATTAAGCTCTTCTAACTTTTCTCTTTATTAGAATTAATTATAGCATAAATCTTTGTACTACATTAGCACACAGAAAAATGtcatgcaagattttttttctccatccagGGCACCTGCAATAGTAGAACCTAGTCTTAAATTTTCCAAACAATGTAGACATTCACTCCATaacaaacataaataaaaactaaaaaggaaaaccagccattgtaacagaagagaaaaatccaaGTCAGTCAGTCCCAAGGTTCCACCACCGAAATGGAAATGTATTGTTGGTATATGTGGTTTTAGAGTAAGCAAAATGTCCATGAAGAGACTGCCATTTTCTGCCATCTTCCTCTGTTGGAAAAGTAACCTGCAGCATTCAACAGTCAGATTTAAAAAGCCTTAATGTTGTAAACTCTGGCAGGCAGACACCACTTACTACTAAGTGTCTTCAGAATCAATTACCTAACACCTTTAATGAGGAGTGGGCGAAGTGTACCAGGTAGcttcttctaaaataaaaacaaaccttcTTTCACCCCGAAACAGCCAGCTTCCTTCTTTCCCAGGCCTGAGATAAGATGGAGATTGCTGATCTAGAGAGAGGCCATTTACCAACTCCAATTTTTCAGTTGTTGCAGAAGGGTAAGGTACCCATGGAAGGCACAAGCCCTTCTTTCCCCCACTTTCCCAGAACTCTAGTTACCTAGTTACCAGATTACTTTTCAGAACATTATGAAGGGCAGCCAACAGAGCGAGTAAGCTGTGGTCTTATTCTTCAACCCCAGATCCAAACTGCCAAACTGCGTATAGCAAAcggggaaaggaaggagaaaacttGACAGGATAAGGACCAAAAGCTTAAGCTTTGTCCTGATGAAAATCAGTCTAAGACTGCTGCTAAATACAGATATGTAAGCTTTTATCCCCCTTTGAAGTCATAGCTATTAAAAAGGCAACTAACACTCATGAGTTCTTCTGAAATCTTCTAGTttctaaaaaaaacacaaaaaatccaACACATATAAAGATGTTCAGACTAAAACTAGATCTTCCAAGCAACTAACAGAGACTATGACTTCAGATTCAAAAACAGCACTTGTAAAATCACCATCTTCCACAAAATAAGAGCTGCCTAATGGGCGCCCTTTCTTTATATGCTAAAGTCTTTATATGCTAAGTCTCAAAAGACATCAAAAAACTATTTCCATGAACGCTGCAGCAGGCACATGTGAACTCAGCTGATCTGCAGAAAATAACCCAAGGATTTAATCAGATCAAAAGCTGAATCTAAGCCAACAAATATACACAGCATGAAACCAGAAGGCTCATGTAATATGTGAATTATCCCCACTCAAAGCACTAATAAGGCCTCCTTTAGCACTGTGTGACATTTTAGTACTAGCATTCCAGATAGAACAATTAaaacgtgaaaaaaaaaagtacagatctAGAAAGCACAACTGGTGAAAAAACTGGGTAGCTTGTTATGGCTAGACAGAATACTAAAGAGTGACCTTGTTACAGTTACCAGATATGTGAAAATGCATAAAAGGCTGtaaaaaagagaataataaaTGGTTCAACAGATCTATGAGCTTTATGACAAAACATCATAGTGCTGAACAGCAACCAGTGCGACTTAGACTGGTGTCTTGAGAAACCATTTCTAGCCTTACTACATCACTGGTGATTTTAAGCAATATAACCAAACATTTATTAAGAATGGATGAAGTGTGGATTATCCTGTCCTGTATCAGGAGGACCACCAAGATGGCCTTCCTTCCAAGTCCTATCAAATCATGTGAAATGTAAACCACAACAAAGAGCAGAAGAGACTGAATAATTTCACCCTACTATATATTCCAAAAGCTGAGATGCATCTGCATGAAGTAGGAagatgtatatatatgtatcctGCCATGATGTAACagatatacacatttttaaactatTGCCAGAACAAAGCAGTACAGCAACTTGATTTATTATATGCAGATTCTTCTGCATTGTTGCTAAACAGTACACTGGTCCAAAGTTACGAAAATACTTAAAAAACTATACATTATGTAAACAAAACATAAATAAGACAGCATAGTTCTTTGTACATACAGTTTAGTACAGATTGTTACGAATTAATGAATATGTACAATTCTATACCATAGAATGCATTTTTAcaatgcataaatattttttttaaagaaataaatcaaaaataaatttcacaaagaaaaaggagATATATACTGTCATAAACACACTGGCAAACAGTCCATACTGTAAGATGGAACATGTGCAAAGGGCTAGATTTCTCCAAACTAAAATGTTTAATGAACTCATTGGCCATTTCTGACCTTTTTACTAAAGAACACTCTGAAAAGTTTTGACAAACTAAATAAATTTTACTTCCTCCGAAGCCCCACAGGTAAACAGGAAAGAACTGTAATCTGAAGTAATATTGAGTAAATCAACTGTTTCAAACAATGTGAGAAATAATTATTCAATAGTTACAACTTCCAAAGTCAGAAGAATGCCCCAAAATTTCAAAGTGGCTCATTTGCAGTAAATTCAGGATGCAGCTTTGTCAGGTTTATCAATGCAAGATGACTGAGATGGAGGGAAGACAGTGGTAGGATTTCTGCTTGTGCACACAGTAACAGGAGGCAGTGAAGAAGACAGGGAAGAAACTTTTGATGCTGGAGTGTTTATAGCATTCAAAATGGCTCCCTCCGGACTGACCAACAGTTTTTTGATAGAAGTGTCTAAGTGAAACACTGAAGTGTTGCTTGGTAAATGAGAGTTTGGAGGATGAACAGCAGAAACCACAGACGATGTAGCTACAAGATTAACAGGAGATTTTATCACTGAAGACACAGACAGTGTCGCTGCAGACAGTGGAGTACATGAGCTAGCTGGAGTACTAAATATCTGGGGTGTTGCATGTACAACAGGTAAAACATCTGCAGACCCAAAAGAGTTCACGATTTTTGTAGAGCTCTTCAAAGGATGCTTTGATATTTGCCAACTTAATGAATTACTTGGTGCTAGGATGATTTTAGAGGTTATTGGATTAGCAATAGGTACACTTTGAGCCTCTTGACCATGGTTAATAGTTAAAGGAGTCGTCTGTTTTGTATTACAAGAGAGAAGAACAACATGGTTGCCAGCTCCAAGGCCTTGTGGTGGAACAACAAAACAATTACCGTTAATCATTATCTGAGTTCCAGGTGCCAAAGGCACACAGGTGTTAATGACTATTTTCTGTTGAATACAAGGTTCATTCAACTGACCACCTGCCTTGCTTGGTACAGTGGGTGAAGCTGCAGACATCTGAACGGTAGAAGCACAAGTGTAAGCATAACTTTGTTTCTCTGTACTGGGAGGCACCTGCTGGCACTGTAGGGAAGAAAAACTGGGAAAACGAGTAACTTTACTTGTATTTGGTGATGGAGCGGGCAAACTCTGAGGTTTGTGAATACCTGCATTACTTGGCAGAGTAGTTGAAACTCCTGATGACTGAAACTGAAGCAGTGTGGGCACCTGGCTTTTTGGTACTGGAGGAGGAACTGGAATTGCTGCCAACTGAGGAACTGTATGTAACACTTTGGGGGGAGTGGCTACAGATCCAGTCAAACTAATGACTGGCAATTGCAAAGCAGATGCTAAGTTTTGAGGAGATACTGTTGGTTGTGTTGTTGAAATCAGCACAGATGAAGAAAGATGTCCTGTTTTCACAGTTGATATACCCACACTATTTCCAATATTCGATGTACATAGTCGGTTACCCAGAACTGGCCTTATTCTTGAGGGATCATTTCCACCAATTAAGACAGTGGGCCATGTCCCAGAAGTAGAACCACCTGATGTTACCGAAACAGATTCTACACATGCATTTACTGTTGTTACTGTAGAGGTATTTTCAGCTTTTGTTGCAACACATGTAGATGCACTAACGGACACAGCACTTTGGCTCACAAAACCTGGAGCAGGAACCAAAGCACTACTACTTGTCAAAGACAGTGCCAAGGCCATGCTCTTTTTGTCTTCTGCCTTAGAAATGGCAGAGTGCAATATATTAACTGGTGGAGGCTGCTGTGCATTGCCTTTAGTATTTACAATGGTTTGACCTATATTTAGTCCAATTTTCACATCTTTCACTTGAGCAATAGTTGATGATGAATTTATTCTTATTGGTGCTCCTACTGTAGATGGGATCAGAACCAACTGTGGTTGCTCTGTGGCACTAACAAAGGTTTTGCTTAGGGAAGAAGGAAGGTTATGTTTCAATGACTCTGCAACTAGATTGGTGACTGATGGGCCATTGGCAATTTGTGTGTTAATGAAAACCAACTTCTGAGCATTAACACCAGTAGATGCTGGAGAGGGTATAATACTGACTCCTGATGCCCCACAGGGTGATAAAATAGGTGGATTTGTAACTAATGTAAGTTTCTGGACTGGAGCACCACTGATTAAATTTCCGTTTGTTGCTGAATTAGACTCAGATCGTATAGCAGGATGTGTTGTAGTTTTAGTATCACCTTGTTGCTGCACAGAATTTGGAGTTATGACAGTGTTATTTTGTCCAAAGGCAGTAACACTGGCAGGACTGTTTGGAGTTGCTGACATCAAATTGCTGGCTGATGAAATGGAGGATAAAGAAGGAGAGGACACATAGCAGGAGTTTGCTATTACTTGACCCAAAGTGCCCCCAACAGAAGGCTGCTGTAATGTGAATTTGATATTTTTCTCCATTGCCTGGGTAAAATCAGCTGGGAAAGCTGGAATGTTAACAGAAGAAGCTGTTGAGGGGGCAAATCCAGAAAGACATGATTGTCCAGCATATGGGAGACCAGACGTGGCTGTTACTACAGATGGAACAGTAGAGCATGGTAATGATGTGGTTTTTGGCACAAGAAAGGTCTGAAGTTGAGGTGCGTATGtgaaaactgaactagaagataaaCTACCAGGTAAAATCTGGTCTGGGTTTGTTCGCACTTTAACAATTCCTGTGTTTCCACCTCGTGTTGTGACGAGAATAGATTGTGATTCTCTTATACACACTGTCTTCAGCTCTTGCCTAGTTTCAAAGGAGTCAGTTGTTTGCTGTGAGGCAAGACTATGACAGGCAGAAACAGTGTTTGTAGACCCACTTAAGGTTGTTGCTGGTATCAAAGACTGGCTAGCTGTGGAAAGAGTAGGTGAAGTCAAAGACACATGGAGTGTGGCAGCTGAAACTGTAGTCTTGATTTTGTCAGCTTCAGTTTGGCTCACCTTAATTGTTGACGATAGCAAGTTACCTGCTGGAGTTACAGAAGGCAATGGTTGTGTAGTGTTCACGGGACCAGCCAGTTGTGACAAGTGGATAGTATTCTTGTTAAAAATTGTACTAGGCGACTGAGTGGTAGCATTTGCAGGGCCTGTTACCAGAACAGGTGTTAAAGGAACACTGACATTTGATATTTCTGGTAAAGTTGTACATCGCAGCTCAGATGATTTTTGCTGTAGTGACTGAATGTCCTTGGACacaatttttccttccttctgctgaaTAAGAAAATTCTTAGGTAAAATAAGAACTTGTTGCATGACTTTTTCTCCAGTTTTAGGATCAATCACAggttgcatttgaattttcacaGAGCTGTTGTGAAGATCTATTGGTACACAGTGGCCATTTGGCATTTTGTAAACCATTTGTAAAGGAGCCTTTGAACTGGTCTGGCAGGGTAATACTGGTTTTATCAGTGATGATTCCAAAGATGACAAAAGTGCCTTTTCAGAAGTAGATGAGTTTATGCCTGGGGGAGGTGACAGTTGATTTGTTAAGGTCACTTTGTTCCCAGTATTCTTGGCAAGCAATGCCTGGATGGGTTTGGTCCCTTTCAGATTTGATACTGATGTTGCAGGATCTGTCAAGGAAAAAGATCCTGGAGTTGAGCCTTCAAATTGTTTCAGCTCAGTCAAAGAACTATCTGGCTGCAGGCTACTTTCCACACTCTGGACCACAGCCTCATTAGTGCTCAGCTTAGCTTTCTTTCTTGGTGAAAGCTCATTAATGCTTTGATCCAGACAACTACTTTGCTTGGACTGTCGTTTAACACATTTGGGTAGTGTCTTGTGTATTTCTTTAGAAGCTGATTCTTTTTTCAGAATTCTGTTTTTTCCTGGAGGTAAATTCATCTCTAATAGTTTCATTTCATCTGCAAGGATATTGAAACAGAAAGTGTGTTTTACACATTTGGAACTGATACCTCTATATAACAATTTTACAGTGTCTAGCTAAAGGCAAAACATTAGTTTTCAAGTAGAAGGATATGTGGAAGGAGAATGCCAGCTTCTTTAATGGCATTTGGTCAAGGACCTTCTTCAAAGCAAAAAGGGGACAATATGAAAGGAGGAAGTCATGAACAAGAACATACAGGGACACAAACCTGACCAGTTTCTCCAGCATGGAGGCAGTGAGGAAAACCAAACCTGTTCATTCACACTAATTGATGAAGGCATGTGAGAGTGTGAGAATGTTTATTCTAGCAAAGTTATCTCATCTAGGACCTAGTTAATTgggaaactgaaggaaaaacggacaagcgaggaaaaaaaaaaaaagacacagatctAACATACGATGACAAGAAACAGCCTCACCAGTCACAAGATCTGATGGCTATCGAGAAACTACATGTGCCCCTTCCAGGAAGATCAACCTGGACTTTGCAACTGATATGACTGTAAAGCAGGGAAAATCCTGGACACTGAGCTGTGAGGGATGTGGGAATCAACAGAGCTGTACAAACAACGCAGGGATGTAGAGAGGAAGGGCGAGCTGCAAGGACAGACGAGGAGGTCACAGCCTCTGTGACTGGTGCCAGCGACTGGGGGGGTGAGTGTCTGTACCTTCCCCAAATCCAGTGTGTGTGTGGGCAGTGTGTATGTATTCAGTGGCAAACTTCAAGCCAAACTAGCTGGTGAGCAAGGGGGCCTGGGGTCTGGGCTGGTGTATCAGGTGGACTTGTAAGCGTAGGGTGCCTGTGGGACAACGGTGTGAGGGCTATGTTTCATACCGGGCATTGAGCTGGACCAGCCAGCAAGCAGACCATGTATGAAGTGGGTAAGAGGGCCCAAgatgcaggcaggggtgctgAGTGGACAGAGGGGTCATGCATTGAGGTTTTGGCAAGGttctggcaaggttttggcagtgtggggctgcagagaggcctctgtgaggagaggccaggagctgccctgtgccagacacGGCTGGCTCCAAAAGAGATCCACTGCAGGACATAGCTGAACTCATCAGCCAAGCTGGTGATGCCTCATGGAAAACGCTGTGCAGAAGAGTCCAACAGTGGGGAGTGAGGAAAAAATGTAGGGGAAACAACCCTGTAAacactaaggtcagtgaagaaggaggggaaaaaggtgGTCCAGGCACTGCAGTGGAATGCTCTGCAACTTGTgtagaccatggtgaagcaggctgaCCTCTTCCCATGGAGGACCATGCTGGAGGAGGTTATCTATGCTGCAGCCTGTTGAGGACCCCATTCCACAGCAGATGAATATGCCCTcaaggaagctgcagcctgtggagagcccacactggaggaTGCTCCTGACAGGAACTGTGGTTATAGCAGACCCACTTGGGCAGTCTTATGGTGAAGGACTCTAGCCTTGGAGATGACCCATGGTGAagcagttcgtggaggactgtatCCCATGGAGGGACCCATACTGGAGCACGGCAAAAGtgtgaggaaggagcagcagagactaAGTgtaatgaactgactgcaacccccaatCCCCATTCTTCTCTGTGCCACTTGAcagggaaggaggcagaagaattcagaatgaagttgagcctgggaagaaggtagAGATGGGGCCTCGGGAGATGTTTAAGTTTtcgtctttgtttctcaccatcctactctatttaTAATTGGCAATAAATCAAACTTATTTTCCCCAAATGAGTCTCTTTTGCCTGGGACAGTAACTGGTGATTGATCTCCCTGTCTGTATATCTTGACTCATGAGCTTTCCCCTCTTATTTTCACTCCCTGTCCTGTTAAggaaagggattgagagcagctgggtgggtgtctgagagccagccaaggtcaacccaccataaACATAAATTCCAAGCAGGCCTACTATGTAATCACAGAAATAGTTAAGCACAAAAATGGCAAAAACTTGCACTAATCGGAATTTTCATCTTGGTCATGCCTGCCCTCTTCTAGTCTACATCTGTCAGACATGCATCACAAGCTATTTCAATATTACCACAGTAGTAGTTAAGGTGAAAAGCAGGACACAAGCTCACATGGAAAAATTAAGCTCCTGAATTAAGTTCAAACTATCAAATTCCAGTAAATGCTTACCATTGTCTGGGTGATCTTTTCTGGGAACGTCCACATGTTCTGCAGACTCTGAAGATTTACCATGTACTACTGCAAAAGAATCTTTGCCAGAATCAACTTCACTTTCATCATTACTCCACAATTCTCTGGTAAATTTATCATGGTCTGGATGTCTTTTAAAGTCATCATAGTCCTTCTTCAATCTAGACCTTGAAAACAACAAAACTAACTTTAGTAAAGAACCACactgtttttaacatttttaaatttgtatttgctGTCAAACAAAAAGTTTGTGTAGAATTGCATGTGCTCTTCAAAAAATTTCAGGGTAGCTCTGTCTGCAAGTCTCTAAAACCCAGAAAATGTGAAGTGACAGTAATGTCCTTGCCCTCACCAAAACTGAATTCTATGTCATTAAGTCTCTAACAACAGGCAAAAAGACTGAGTCAAATATGACCTTCACTGTTTTACTGCATacatcttctgtttcttccttcatCTTGCATTGTGACAAATGTAACTGTATGGACTTGAGTATTAACTGCAACAAGTCTACTCTTTTCCTTGAAGGCAACCCCAAGTAGACAAGTAAgggaattttgtttttcttaaatgcatCATGTTTTTGGCCCAGCCATGGGACCGTAATATCACTTTCTCCTTTAAGAAAACTTTGTCTCTTGGTCATTGTAACAGCTGCCCACTGTCATTTCCATAGTTTCACACTCCACTGAAGAATGTGCAAATGATGGAAATACGTAGCCGCTTCACTCCTTTCAACACCGTTCAGAAAAATATCCATGTACCTTGATACTCCTAAACTGCTACATATTTCCACTGTGCCTTCCTCTAAACTATTGTTTAGATGAGATCTAGGGGTTAGTTTAGTGCACAAATACAGTGAACTACAGGATTCAGCTGGCAGTATCCAAAAAAATATCCAGGATTATTATTTAGCAAACAAAGAAATTGATTATCACAATTAGCATCTTGTGTGGAATAGAATCTAGACTCTAGTCTGGATCTAACCCTTACGACATTAAGAATAAGATCTTAAATTTACCCATTATTATGTGTTAAAATAACAGCTGTTTGCATTGAGTGCAGCAAGGGCCAGCTGTGTCTtaagggatggagagggaggagccAAGCATGATGTCACAGCTGGcaaggtatcacagaatcacagaatggtgggggttggaagggacctctgtgggtcatctagtccaaaccccctgccaaagcagggtcacctacagaaggctgcacaggaccttgtccaggcaggtcttgaacatctccagagaaggagactccacaacctccctgagcagcctgttccagtgctccgtcaccctcagagggaagaagttcttcctcatgttcagatggaacttcctacgtttcagtttgtgccctttgccccttgtcctgtcgctgggcaccactgaaaagagtttggccccatcctcctgacacccacccttcagatatttataagcatttatcaggtcccctctcagccttctcttcttcaggttaaacaaacccatctccctcagcctttcctcataggagagatgctccagtgccctcatcatcctcatagccctctgctggactctcacCAGCCAGGACACCATCCCACTGCCCCTGaatgggggagcagggcaggcctaGGGGTGGTAACTGGGTTCAACCAAGAGCCCAGATCAACAGACAAGTTTCTGGTGCTGAGGCAGGTCTGAGGTCAAGCTGGGAAGTTAGTTCACAGGTTCAGATCAGGATCAGGTCCAGTGATGGCTGCCAGGGTCAGGACCCAGTTGAGTGATTTTGGGCAGGTCCACAGTGATCACACAGGTGCAAGGTCAGTCTGAGGGTCAGTCCAGATCAGCAGGACCCATGGACAGGCAGGGTAACTGCTGGAGTTGAGCTGGAAACTGGCATTCCTATGGCAGAGATTGAAGATTGCAGAATGACCTGAAACAGGGATCCTGGGCCCATGGGCAGGTGATGTTGACAGAGGCCCAGGTGCGGCTCATCAGGGTCAGTAAGACCTGATAGCTTACTCACAGCTTTGACACTCTCACTGACCAAAGACAACCCTGAAGTCTGTATGAAGATGTAGTATGAACGATACTTCGACTCTGCCATTATGATTTTGAGCTTGAAGTCTAGATGCGGAAGAACTATAGAAAGACACTACGGAATCACAGGAGAACAGCAGGGAACCACTACTGTACTAAAGCTTCTGGACgggaatttgctttttttcttttgagaaaattCTGCTGTGGCGCTAGTCAACAAATGTGATCAGTGGGCACAACTAACCTTTCCTTTTAAACCTTGCTGCTATTTAAACACCATTCAACATCATACTCTGTCATGATTTTGAAAAGACCAGAGGACCTttcagaaggggggaaaaaaggattttCATAAAGAGTGCTGCTACTaattaaagacaacaaaaaaagaaggaagaaaaacttcaGACTCTGATTCCATACTGAGGTCTTGCACAGAAGGAAAGAGCTCTGCCCAGCCCTTGACAACCTAGAAGGCCAACACTGTCATTCAATTAGTAGCTGTTGGTAGCTGACTGAGACACCCTACCGACACTGCAACTGCAGCTAGACTTGTAGTGATGCTGCTGTTTACACCAGCATAAGCAATCTTTACTGAATTGCTTTTTCCCTTTCACATGACACCTTTCCTCACCACTGTCATTAGTGCTACCCAGCTGCCTAGCAGATGCATAACGAAGCAGATCAAGACATTGATCTGCCCTCGCTCCACCCATCTCTATTTCCTCCCCACAATTTGTAAAGGTTGTTTTTCAGCTGGAGCTGTTCCCTTGTATACCATGCGTTTGTCCAAACAATTGTCATGGAAATACCTAGGCTAGCATTGCTGAATAAACTAGGGTTACAGCCTAAAACATACATCAGAAAATCAGAAATTATCCTCCACTCTAAGTGCATGCTTCTCTAGCTGCCAGCACACATAACAAGACCCCAGCCACCCAGTTGCAGACCAAAATTTACTCATGTTAGGCACACCTCATATATAATACTTGTACACACTTCACATGACAGTTCTACTTCTGTATTCTATAACCACGTTTAACAAACAAGAACTAACACTAGGCACCAAACCATTACACAGCAGAGTTTACATAAATGATAAGACTGGAAACCCCACATCCTGGAAACTGAAATCCTTTCTAATAGTATTATCTGTCACATTTCCAAAAGGAGTCTGAATTGCTACAGACACGAAGAAATTAATACCTAAGGAAAATGAACATGAACTTGAATAGAAAGGAATAGCAAAAAGCAAAACTTGTACTTTGGTCCattatttaaatcaaaatgttCAACAGCACCTAAATTTCCAAATAAGGATTTTAATTCATGCATGGTGTCCATAAAATGAGCTACTAAGGAACCAACTCTTTGCATTCTGTTTACTGTCTTTGGAGCTATggcattgtttttttttaaacataatacTTTTTACACTTCTCAGAATTAGTTCTGCACCACTTAACTATGCAAGTTGCTTCCTTCACACTCAACAtgtgagtccccatccctggaggtgtttaaaaaaatgtgcagatgtggcacttcaggatatggtttaatcggaatggtggtgttgggtggatggttggacttgatgatcttagaggtcttttccaatctatggttctacaattctatgaacaTTTAAGCAACTGCCTAACTTCACCTATCATCAGAGTTCCAGCTCCTAATCAtcacttgctttttaaatgtcTATGTGGCAAAACTCAGGTGTGATTATAGCAACAGCCATATGGCTAACAGACAACAACGGCACCAAGCCTCAAGACACAATGATGATGAGTCAATACTCAGTCTCTCCAGGATTTATAACCTGGGTAGCATCTTCACAGCCATTAATACTTGCCCATACTAGATTAAAATCAGTCACCGCTGATCAACACACCTCATTGCAGATGCATTTCAAATTTACAGCGTTACAAAGACCTCAAAACAACATTTTAAGAATTGCTTTGTGCTGAATTCATAAACAA
This DNA window, taken from Opisthocomus hoazin isolate bOpiHoa1 chromosome Z, bOpiHoa1.hap1, whole genome shotgun sequence, encodes the following:
- the BRD10 gene encoding putative bromodomain-containing protein 10 isoform X1; this translates as MDSAEPAGGELSADRPAASCLRCGEEEPDKEGDDAGGNSDGCSWEQSLNPELQQGYRILREFLTEKYRPLTAPFLKPHGDQASVREEGPGSLSGRNSSHCVQQSPAGMGLLKMEEKFTSGQYAGIADFVGDFRLMLETCYRLHGVDHWLSKQAQKLEMILEQKLALLSRHLREKTSIAVMSRGCYGLEDEKGTACISTRRRSTPRNLVGLSTGMFESVMVQVLRQEEQLRAKEEKRLREQERKEAEEASQKEIEEWEKSLLAQAAPTRMETMWEIPAIGHFLCLAQQILNLPEIVFYELERCLLMPQCNAFLSKIMTSLLSPPHRRSTLHRRPTLSYRTWEAALRQKVQHWYNVVGQTDNPNSSAEKLGLCPQFFKVLGEVNPLEEKPFHELSFYQKVWLLKGLCDFVYETQKDVQDAVLGQPIHECREVILGYDYLENAYVHFPQFCGADVRIYKQKPFQAPEFPSPPIKVRKVSRIKSEKVKHAYVSKNNEEVSSGGGEELLNHSKTEVEKSMDSVVTCPEKIPHIGSFRVTTEEINCEIKTSRVCDIKKTGCYKENLRDLISSGEAVGMGGHPSSGEIRAVENRQGCAEMGSVKAEITPFKENTLKACQVHVNGTHNDKQDINYHESAEETTLENTLRNKKKLNKLRAKKKKKKKKKLKDILNENLQRKLDDLQRKREIHLHPFKSYKSEIQNKLFIIKKKAKHKKHKSVSERTNLAGKKSVSKKAITKKRKGVTKSAIPEFQLICTNLDELRELITKIEKELKDLEDIKKKSETILEYVKGIPSPELGSTGGCNERAELYLMSKAAADHQLPLCVTSLENARLVMSHIPQNPAAEWSRPIKGKGRWYHRKQAVKELHGTLIRLLNELLPWEPKLMKAFQRNRSRLKKDYDDFKRHPDHDKFTRELWSNDESEVDSGKDSFAVVHGKSSESAEHVDVPRKDHPDNDEMKLLEMNLPPGKNRILKKESASKEIHKTLPKCVKRQSKQSSCLDQSINELSPRKKAKLSTNEAVVQSVESSLQPDSSLTELKQFEGSTPGSFSLTDPATSVSNLKGTKPIQALLAKNTGNKVTLTNQLSPPPGINSSTSEKALLSSLESSLIKPVLPCQTSSKAPLQMVYKMPNGHCVPIDLHNSSVKIQMQPVIDPKTGEKVMQQVLILPKNFLIQQKEGKIVSKDIQSLQQKSSELRCTTLPEISNVSVPLTPVLVTGPANATTQSPSTIFNKNTIHLSQLAGPVNTTQPLPSVTPAGNLLSSTIKVSQTEADKIKTTVSAATLHVSLTSPTLSTASQSLIPATTLSGSTNTVSACHSLASQQTTDSFETRQELKTVCIRESQSILVTTRGGNTGIVKVRTNPDQILPGSLSSSSVFTYAPQLQTFLVPKTTSLPCSTVPSVVTATSGLPYAGQSCLSGFAPSTASSVNIPAFPADFTQAMEKNIKFTLQQPSVGGTLGQVIANSCYVSSPSLSSISSASNLMSATPNSPASVTAFGQNNTVITPNSVQQQGDTKTTTHPAIRSESNSATNGNLISGAPVQKLTLVTNPPILSPCGASGVSIIPSPASTGVNAQKLVFINTQIANGPSVTNLVAESLKHNLPSSLSKTFVSATEQPQLVLIPSTVGAPIRINSSSTIAQVKDVKIGLNIGQTIVNTKGNAQQPPPVNILHSAISKAEDKKSMALALSLTSSSALVPAPGFVSQSAVSVSASTCVATKAENTSTVTTVNACVESVSVTSGGSTSGTWPTVLIGGNDPSRIRPVLGNRLCTSNIGNSVGISTVKTGHLSSSVLISTTQPTVSPQNLASALQLPVISLTGSVATPPKVLHTVPQLAAIPVPPPVPKSQVPTLLQFQSSGVSTTLPSNAGIHKPQSLPAPSPNTSKVTRFPSFSSLQCQQVPPSTEKQSYAYTCASTVQMSAASPTVPSKAGGQLNEPCIQQKIVINTCVPLAPGTQIMINGNCFVVPPQGLGAGNHVVLLSCNTKQTTPLTINHGQEAQSVPIANPITSKIILAPSNSLSWQISKHPLKSSTKIVNSFGSADVLPVVHATPQIFSTPASSCTPLSAATLSVSSVIKSPVNLVATSSVVSAVHPPNSHLPSNTSVFHLDTSIKKLLVSPEGAILNAINTPASKVSSLSSSLPPVTVCTSRNPTTVFPPSQSSCIDKPDKAAS